A single Bifidobacterium asteroides DNA region contains:
- the infB gene encoding translation initiation factor IF-2, whose protein sequence is MPKARVYELAKEFGVDSKTVLAKLKDMGEFVKSASSTVEAPVVRRLKNAFPQKGQGDAGQAAARNARPGSPNHGSGQGQHGRPQSGGTHQSTPGPKPGQGHRPSAGGDAPRGQQRPGGHFPKPGAPQGNRHEHEQRNQSRGPKPSAMGRPGPQGSRNNGRPGGSNAAAARHGARPGASTPRPGNNPFSRKQGMKAPMPSDIPRPHPMARPTVNDSRRGRGGFRNGRGGRSGQGARPGQWGHNRPGQQTHQGGSRFGGASSAPSGGFRGGSGRGGRGRGGAAGAFGRQGGKSSKARKNRMAKRHEFQEMKAPVIGGVRIPAGNGRTVKLRQGATLADLADKINVNPAALVTVLFHLGEMATATQSLDEATFQILGDEIGWKIRIVSAEEEDKELLQQFDINLDEEREDQDDKNLQPRPPVVTVMGHVDHGKTRLLDTIRKTNTTTQEAGGITQRIGAYQATVTLDGEDRKITFLDTPGHEAFTAMRARGAELTDVAVLVVAADDGVMPQTVEAINHAQAAHVPIVVAVNKIDVEGANPQKVRGQLTEFGLVSEEYGGDTMFVDISAKLGTNVDKLLEAVLLTADADLDLRANPDMDARGATVEARLDKGRGAVATVLVQQGTLHVGDAIVAGSAYGRVRAMLDENGRQMDAAGPSTPVQVLGLTSVPTAGDLFLVAPDDRTARQIAEKREASARAAQLAKRRKVVSLESLKEQFAKSEVDMLNIVIKGDSSGSVEALEDSLMKIEVSDEVGIQVIHRGVGAITQNDVNLATVDKAVIIGFNVRPNRQVQDLADREGVEIKYYSVIYNAIEDIEAALKGMLKPEYEEVTTSHSEIREIFRSSKFGNIAGVMVQDGTVKRGTKARIARNGVVTINDLEISSLRRFKDDVNEVSEGYEAGINLGSFNDIEVGDIIETYEMQEVERK, encoded by the coding sequence GTGCCCAAAGCACGCGTGTATGAGCTGGCCAAGGAATTTGGCGTAGACAGCAAGACTGTTCTGGCGAAATTGAAGGACATGGGCGAGTTCGTCAAATCCGCATCCTCCACGGTCGAGGCCCCTGTGGTTCGTCGACTCAAGAACGCTTTCCCTCAGAAGGGACAGGGCGACGCTGGCCAGGCCGCTGCACGAAATGCCCGGCCAGGCAGCCCTAATCATGGAAGCGGCCAGGGTCAGCACGGCCGCCCGCAGTCCGGCGGCACCCACCAGTCCACGCCTGGGCCCAAGCCCGGACAGGGCCATCGGCCTTCGGCCGGTGGCGACGCGCCACGGGGTCAGCAGCGTCCCGGTGGCCACTTCCCCAAGCCCGGTGCCCCCCAGGGCAACCGCCATGAGCATGAGCAGCGCAACCAGTCCCGTGGGCCCAAGCCTTCAGCCATGGGCAGGCCCGGACCCCAGGGATCGCGCAACAACGGTCGTCCCGGCGGATCCAACGCTGCAGCAGCGCGTCATGGTGCACGGCCGGGAGCATCCACGCCTCGTCCAGGCAACAATCCTTTCAGCCGCAAGCAGGGGATGAAGGCTCCCATGCCTTCGGACATCCCCAGGCCGCATCCTATGGCCAGGCCCACCGTCAACGACTCCCGCAGGGGCCGGGGCGGATTCCGCAACGGTCGTGGCGGTCGTTCCGGGCAGGGCGCCCGTCCAGGTCAGTGGGGCCATAACCGTCCAGGCCAGCAGACGCATCAGGGCGGCAGCCGTTTCGGCGGCGCTTCGTCGGCACCCTCAGGCGGCTTCCGCGGTGGTTCAGGTCGCGGCGGTCGTGGTCGCGGCGGCGCTGCCGGAGCCTTTGGCCGCCAGGGAGGCAAGTCCTCCAAGGCCCGCAAGAACCGGATGGCCAAGAGGCATGAATTCCAGGAGATGAAGGCACCCGTCATCGGCGGCGTGCGCATCCCCGCTGGCAATGGGCGTACCGTCAAGCTGCGCCAGGGCGCCACCCTGGCCGACCTGGCTGACAAGATCAACGTCAACCCCGCTGCCCTGGTCACGGTGCTCTTCCACCTGGGCGAGATGGCTACGGCCACCCAGTCCCTAGATGAGGCAACTTTCCAGATTCTGGGCGACGAGATCGGATGGAAGATTCGCATCGTCTCCGCCGAGGAGGAGGACAAGGAGCTCCTTCAGCAGTTCGACATCAACCTGGACGAAGAACGCGAGGACCAGGATGACAAGAACCTGCAGCCCAGGCCTCCGGTGGTTACGGTCATGGGCCATGTCGACCACGGCAAGACCCGGTTGCTGGACACCATCCGCAAGACCAACACGACCACCCAGGAGGCTGGCGGCATCACCCAGCGCATCGGAGCCTACCAGGCCACGGTCACCCTGGACGGTGAGGATCGCAAGATCACCTTCCTGGACACCCCTGGTCACGAGGCCTTTACGGCCATGCGTGCCCGTGGTGCCGAGCTGACGGATGTGGCTGTCCTGGTGGTGGCCGCGGACGACGGCGTCATGCCGCAGACCGTGGAGGCCATCAACCACGCCCAGGCCGCCCATGTGCCCATCGTGGTGGCTGTCAACAAGATCGACGTCGAGGGAGCCAATCCCCAGAAGGTGCGCGGTCAGCTGACCGAGTTCGGCCTGGTATCCGAAGAGTATGGCGGCGACACCATGTTCGTCGACATCTCCGCCAAGCTGGGCACCAACGTGGACAAGCTCCTGGAGGCCGTCCTGCTGACTGCCGACGCCGATCTTGACCTTCGGGCCAACCCCGACATGGACGCTCGCGGCGCCACGGTCGAGGCCCGCTTGGACAAGGGTCGCGGAGCTGTGGCCACTGTGCTGGTCCAGCAGGGGACCCTGCATGTGGGCGATGCCATCGTGGCTGGATCGGCCTATGGCCGTGTGCGCGCCATGCTGGACGAGAACGGCCGGCAGATGGATGCCGCAGGCCCGTCCACGCCCGTGCAGGTGCTGGGGCTCACCTCGGTGCCCACCGCCGGCGACCTCTTCCTGGTCGCGCCCGACGATCGCACCGCCCGTCAGATCGCCGAGAAGCGCGAGGCTTCGGCCCGTGCCGCTCAGCTGGCCAAGCGCCGCAAGGTGGTCTCCCTGGAGAGCCTGAAGGAGCAGTTCGCCAAGTCCGAGGTGGACATGCTCAACATCGTCATCAAGGGCGATTCCTCCGGCTCGGTCGAGGCCCTGGAGGACTCCCTGATGAAGATCGAGGTATCCGACGAGGTCGGTATCCAGGTCATCCACCGGGGCGTTGGAGCCATCACCCAGAACGACGTCAACCTGGCCACGGTCGACAAGGCCGTCATCATCGGCTTCAATGTCCGGCCCAACCGGCAGGTCCAGGATCTGGCCGACCGCGAGGGTGTGGAGATCAAGTACTACTCGGTCATCTACAACGCCATCGAGGACATCGAGGCGGCGCTCAAGGGCATGCTCAAGCCGGAGTACGAGGAGGTCACCACCTCCCACTCCGAGATCCGCGAGATCTTCCGTTCCTCCAAGTTCGGCAACATCGCGGGCGTCATGGTCCAGGACGGCACCGTCAAGCGGGGCACCAAGGCTCGCATCGCCCGCAATGGGGTGGTCACCATCAACGACCTGGAGATCTCCTCCCTGCGCCGGTTCAAGGACGATGTCAACGAGGTGTCCGAAGGCTACGAGGCTGGCATCAACCTGGGCTCCTTCAACGACATCGAAGTCGGCGATATCATCGAGACCTACGAGATGCAGGAAGTGGAACGCAAGTAG
- the nusA gene encoding transcription termination factor NusA — translation MELDLAEIHQLAHEQGIDAETLDQALSEALLLAYQKSPHAAKHARVELDERAGTFTIWAQDEIAREPTPEEPEPGYDLGEEYDDTPKDFDRLAASTARQVIRQLFRQADDERVFGAFSGQKGHLITGVVQQDASDPGNVHVAVDNVEAILPRREQVPGEHYRHGQRIRVYVVNVSRGLKGPEIIVSRSHPELVRRLFEREVPELVSGAVSIMAIAREAGARTKIAVRANTKGVNPKGALIGPAGARVRAVMENLGPEKIDIVDWSKDPAEFVAAALSPAVVRQVQIVSESNRTAIAFIKDAQLSLAIGKEGQNARLAAKLTGWKIGIESEEAHQQKLRELQAQSASAAGEDA, via the coding sequence ATGGAACTGGACCTGGCTGAAATTCATCAGCTGGCACACGAACAAGGGATTGATGCCGAGACCTTGGATCAAGCATTGAGCGAGGCCCTTCTTCTGGCCTACCAGAAGTCGCCTCACGCAGCCAAGCACGCACGGGTGGAGCTGGACGAACGTGCGGGGACTTTTACCATTTGGGCACAGGACGAGATCGCTCGCGAGCCCACGCCAGAAGAGCCTGAACCGGGATATGACCTGGGCGAGGAATATGACGACACACCGAAGGATTTCGATCGGCTGGCGGCCTCCACAGCCCGTCAGGTCATCCGCCAACTCTTCCGTCAGGCTGATGACGAGCGTGTCTTCGGAGCTTTCTCGGGTCAGAAGGGCCATCTGATCACTGGAGTCGTGCAGCAGGATGCCAGCGATCCCGGCAATGTGCATGTGGCCGTGGACAATGTCGAGGCCATTCTGCCCCGCCGCGAGCAGGTGCCTGGAGAGCATTACCGGCACGGCCAGCGGATCCGCGTCTACGTGGTCAATGTCTCCCGTGGGCTCAAGGGGCCGGAAATCATCGTGTCACGTTCCCACCCAGAGCTGGTTCGCCGCCTCTTTGAGCGGGAGGTGCCCGAGCTGGTCTCCGGTGCAGTCTCCATCATGGCCATTGCCCGTGAGGCAGGGGCCAGAACCAAGATCGCGGTCCGCGCCAACACCAAAGGGGTCAATCCCAAGGGTGCGCTGATCGGTCCGGCTGGCGCTCGCGTGCGTGCCGTCATGGAGAATCTGGGACCTGAGAAGATCGACATTGTGGACTGGTCCAAGGATCCCGCCGAATTCGTGGCGGCGGCCCTGTCCCCGGCCGTGGTCCGCCAGGTGCAGATCGTCAGCGAGTCCAACCGCACCGCCATTGCCTTCATCAAGGACGCCCAGCTTTCCCTGGCCATTGGCAAAGAGGGACAGAATGCCCGTCTGGCCGCCAAGCTGACCGGATGGAAGATCGGCATCGAATCCGAGGAGGCCCACCAGCAAAAATTGCGTGAGCTGCAGGCGCAATCGGCTTCGGCTGCTGGTGAAGACGCCTGA